The Elaeis guineensis isolate ETL-2024a chromosome 13, EG11, whole genome shotgun sequence genome includes a region encoding these proteins:
- the LOC105056078 gene encoding cytochrome P450 78A5 produces the protein MSSPEVDFALFFLFPSSPFLSPILALFIVVLSVLWFHPGGLAWALSRVGRSIPGPPGIVLALSGTAAHRALAWLARSFQALPLMAFSVGFTRFVVSSHPNTAREILNSSAFADRPIKESAYELLFHRAMGFAPFGEYWRNLRRISTTYLFSPRRISASGKHRRAIGEQMVDEVKGLMGRYGEVEVKRVLHFGSLNNVMMSVFGKRFEFGKGEGEELEGLVREGYELLGVFNWSDHIPVLGWLDLQGVRKRCRRLVGRVNVFVGKVIEEHRQKRRNFGGSLEDGVGDFVDVLLDLEEEKLSDVDMVAVLWEMIFRGTDTVAILLEWIMARMVLHPDIQSKAQSEIDAVVGNSRLVSDFDIPMLPYLQSIVKESLRMHPPGPLLSWARLAIHDVNVGNHFVPAGTTAMVNMWAITHDESIWPEPGEFKPERFMAEGVSILGSDLRLAPFGSGRRVCPGKAMALATVHLWLARLLQCFKWVPSEGGVDLSECLRMSLEMKNPLVCKALPRC, from the exons ATGTCGTCCCCAGAGGTGGACTTCGCCTTGTTCTTTCTCTTCCCGTCGAGCCCTTTCCTTTCTCCCATCCTCGCACTCTTCATCGTCGTCCTTTCTGTCCTTTGGTTCCACCCGGGGGGCCTCGCGTGGGCGCTTTCCAGGGTCGGGCGCTCGATCCCTGGTCCGCCAGGTATCGTCCTTGCCCTCTCCGGCACCGCTGCCCACCGTGCGCTCGCTTGGCTTGCCCGGTCGTTCCAAGCTCTTCCCTTGATGGCCTTCTCCGTGGGGTTCACCCGGTTCGTCGTGTCGAGTCACCCCAACACGGCGAGGGAGATCCTCAACAGCTCGGCCTTCGCCGACCGGCCCATCAAAGAGTCCGCCTACGAGCTCCTCTTCCACCGGGCCATGGGGTTCGCCCCCTTTGGGGAGTACTGGAGGAATCTGAGGAGGATCTCCACCACTTACCTGTTCAGTCCCCGGAGGATTTCGGCCTCCGGGAAGCACCGGAGGGCGATTGGGGAGCAGATGGTTGATGAGGTCAAGGGGCTAATGGGGAGGTATGGGGAGGTGGAGGTGAAGAGAGTGCTGCATTTTGGGTCGTTGAACAACGTTATGATGAGTGTTTTTGGGAAAAGATTCGAGTTTGGGAAGGGGGAGGGGGAGGAATTGGAAGGGCTGGTGAGGGAAGGGTATGAGCTCCTGGGGGTCTTCAACTGGAGTGATCACATCCCAGTGCTGGGGTGGCTGGACTTGCAAGGGGTGAGGAAGAGGTGCAGGAGGTTGGTGGGGAGAGTCAATGTGTTTGTGGGCAAGGTCATAGAGGAGCATAGGCAAAAGAGAAGGAACTTTGGTGGGTCTTTGGAGGATGGGGTGGGGGACTTTGTGGATGTATTGCTTGATTTGGAAGAGGAGAAGCTCTCTGACGTTGACATGGTGGCTGTTCTTTGG GAAATGATCTTTAGAGGCACTGATACCGTAGCTATCCTCTTGGAGTGGATAATGGCTAGAATGGTTCTCCACCCAGATATCCAATCAAAAGCTCAATCTGAGATCGATGCTGTTGTTGGGAACTCCCGGCTTGTCTCCGATTTTGACATCCCAATGCTTCCTTATCTGCAATCCATTGTGAAGGAATCTCTCCGAATGCATCCACCAGGGCCACTCCTTTCATGGGCTCGCCTCGCCATCCATGATGTCAACGTCGGCAATCACTTCGTCCCTGCCGGGACCACGGCCATGGTGAACATGTGGGCGATCACTCATGACGAGTCCATTTGGCCTGAGCCAGGGGAGTTCAAACCGGAGCGGTTCATGGCGGAGGGTGTGAGCATTCTGGGCTCGGATCTCAGGCTGGCGCCGTTCGGTTCTGGGAGGAGGGTGTGCCCTGGAAAGGCCATGGCACTGGCTACTGTTCATCTGTGGCTGGCTCGGCTGCTTCAGTGCTTCAAATGGGTCCCTTCAGAGGGTGGTGTGGATCTGTCCGAGTGCTTGAGGATGTCTCTGGAGATGAAGAACCCTCTGGTTTGTAAGGCTCTTCCAAGGTGCTGA